The following are from one region of the Bacteroidota bacterium genome:
- a CDS encoding Crp/Fnr family transcriptional regulator — protein MSTLMIDINTLIAWGGSYKKYNAEETIFWEGSTCYYYYQLVKGKVLWMNLNDDGKEFIQNMIEPDECFGELPLFDGEPYAASSIALEDCMVIRLPKDLFLQLIKENHEIHMNFTKLLAQRLRYKFLLLKTIAFENPEIRISILLNHYKNKHQLIPHQPFQVNLTRQQIANMTGLRVETVIRTIRNLNERGELRIDHGKVFM, from the coding sequence ATGAGTACGCTTATGATAGATATTAATACATTAATTGCATGGGGAGGTTCGTATAAAAAATATAATGCTGAAGAAACTATATTTTGGGAAGGCTCCACTTGTTATTACTATTATCAATTGGTAAAAGGCAAAGTTTTATGGATGAATCTGAACGATGATGGTAAAGAATTTATTCAAAATATGATAGAACCTGATGAATGCTTTGGAGAATTACCGTTATTTGATGGAGAGCCTTATGCAGCATCATCTATAGCTCTCGAAGATTGCATGGTAATTCGCTTGCCCAAAGATTTGTTTCTTCAACTTATCAAAGAGAATCATGAAATACATATGAATTTTACCAAACTTTTAGCACAAAGACTACGCTATAAATTCCTATTATTAAAAACGATTGCTTTCGAAAATCCAGAAATAAGGATATCTATTTTGTTGAATCATTATAAAAATAAACACCAACTTATTCCACATCAACCTTTCCAAGTTAACCTTACCCGTCAGCAAATAGCAAACATGACGGGGCTTAGAGTGGAGACGGTTATTAGAACCATTAGAAATCTAAATGAAAGAGGGGAGTTGCGAATTGACCATGGTAAAGTATTTATGTAA
- a CDS encoding c-type cytochrome: MTVRKIIAISLMGIFGVFIAACSSNTSNNDKQKAEDPNSKPQTETPKESNDNPSYDPNRGTGKFTDVKVGDKLDEKLAVAGGKVSDVKCSSCHKLTDEKLVGPGWQGVTKRHQPAWIMNFITNTDEMLTKDPKAQAQLELCLVRMPNQSLSDDDARGLLEYMRKNDGVK, translated from the coding sequence ATGACTGTCAGAAAAATTATTGCAATCAGCCTTATGGGTATTTTCGGTGTATTTATCGCTGCTTGTTCAAGCAATACATCTAATAACGATAAACAAAAAGCGGAAGACCCTAATTCAAAACCCCAAACAGAAACTCCCAAAGAGTCGAATGATAATCCATCCTATGACCCGAATCGTGGCACAGGAAAATTTACTGATGTAAAAGTTGGTGACAAACTAGACGAAAAATTGGCGGTGGCCGGCGGAAAAGTTTCAGACGTAAAATGCTCCTCATGCCATAAACTCACCGATGAAAAATTGGTAGGCCCAGGTTGGCAAGGTGTAACAAAACGTCATCAGCCTGCATGGATTATGAACTTTATCACCAACACTGATGAAATGTTGACAAAAGATCCAAAAGCTCAAGCTCAGTTAGAATTATGTTTGGTGCGTATGCCCAATCAAAGCTTGAGTGATGATGATGCTCGCGGCCTACTTGAGTATATGAGAAAAAATGATGGCGTTAAATAA
- the nosZ gene encoding Sec-dependent nitrous-oxide reductase, whose product MKSKLTILSIATMFVLTAMIGCKPKNAGNAVSGDAAAKTYVAPGKYDEFYNFVSGGFSGQMSAYGLPSGRLLRVIPVFSVDPEKGYGYSEETKPMLNTSHGFVPWDDLHHVQLSKTAGEYDGRWAFGNANNTPRIARIDLTTFRTQEIIELPNSGGNHSSPFITENTEYVVAGTRFSVPPDDVNGDIPINSYKKNFKGTLSFVSVGKEDGKMDIAFQIQCPGVNFDLSRAGKGKSHGWFFFSCYNTEQANTLLEVNASQKDKDFIMAVNWKKAEEYLKAGKGRKQAVKYAHNVYSDKTHSATSEIKTEVTVLDSKELKDICYFIPCPKSPHGCDVDPTGEYIVGSGKLAALIPVFSFDKIMSAIASKSYAGDYEGIPVIKYESALYGEVKKPGLGPLHTEFDNKGNAYTSMFVSSEVVKWNIKDLKVLDRVATFYSVGHLCVPGGDTKTPNAKYLIAYNKITKDRYLPTGPELAQSAQLYDISGEKMQLILDFPTIGEPHYAQACVAELISKKQVKIFKIEENMHPFVTKGEGASKVVRQGNKVHVYATAIRSHFAPDNIEGIRLGDEVYFHITNLEQDWDVPHGFAVKGAANAELLIMPGETQTLKWVPDKVGIFPMYCTDFCSALHQEMSGYIRVSPAGSTVPLLFSTGKNQPPPDKTNP is encoded by the coding sequence ATGAAAAGTAAATTAACAATTCTGTCAATTGCAACTATGTTTGTTTTGACAGCAATGATTGGTTGTAAACCAAAAAATGCGGGCAATGCAGTTAGTGGAGATGCTGCCGCAAAAACTTATGTTGCTCCAGGAAAATATGATGAATTTTATAATTTTGTAAGTGGTGGATTCAGTGGGCAAATGAGTGCCTATGGCCTTCCTTCAGGACGTTTGCTTCGCGTAATTCCTGTATTCTCTGTCGATCCCGAAAAGGGGTATGGTTATTCGGAAGAAACAAAACCTATGTTAAATACCTCACATGGATTTGTGCCTTGGGATGATTTGCACCACGTTCAACTTTCCAAAACCGCTGGAGAATATGATGGTCGTTGGGCATTTGGAAATGCCAATAACACACCGCGTATTGCACGTATAGATTTAACAACTTTCCGCACACAGGAAATAATAGAATTGCCCAATAGTGGTGGTAATCACTCCTCGCCATTTATTACAGAAAATACAGAATATGTAGTAGCAGGTACGCGTTTTAGTGTTCCTCCCGATGATGTAAATGGTGATATACCAATTAATTCTTATAAGAAAAATTTTAAAGGCACTTTAAGTTTTGTAAGTGTGGGCAAAGAAGATGGCAAAATGGATATTGCTTTTCAAATACAATGTCCTGGTGTGAACTTCGATTTGAGCCGTGCTGGTAAAGGAAAATCGCATGGTTGGTTTTTCTTCTCGTGTTATAATACTGAGCAAGCAAATACTTTGCTAGAAGTAAATGCTTCGCAAAAAGATAAGGACTTTATTATGGCAGTAAATTGGAAAAAAGCAGAAGAATATTTGAAAGCGGGTAAAGGTAGAAAGCAAGCAGTAAAATATGCCCATAATGTATATAGCGACAAAACGCATAGTGCTACTTCGGAAATTAAAACAGAAGTAACTGTATTAGACTCGAAAGAACTAAAAGATATATGTTATTTTATCCCTTGTCCTAAATCACCACACGGTTGCGATGTGGATCCAACAGGTGAATATATAGTAGGTAGTGGTAAATTGGCTGCGTTGATTCCAGTATTTAGTTTCGATAAAATAATGAGTGCTATTGCTTCAAAATCTTATGCAGGCGATTATGAAGGCATACCTGTTATCAAATACGAATCTGCATTATACGGTGAAGTAAAAAAACCAGGTCTTGGCCCTTTGCATACCGAGTTTGACAATAAAGGCAATGCTTATACATCAATGTTTGTTTCATCGGAAGTTGTAAAATGGAATATTAAAGATTTAAAAGTATTAGACAGAGTTGCTACATTTTATTCTGTGGGCCACTTATGTGTACCCGGTGGCGATACCAAAACTCCGAATGCAAAATACTTAATAGCATATAATAAAATCACCAAAGATCGTTATTTGCCTACAGGTCCTGAACTAGCACAAAGTGCACAATTATATGATATAAGCGGAGAAAAAATGCAACTAATATTAGACTTCCCCACTATTGGAGAACCGCACTATGCACAAGCCTGTGTAGCGGAGCTAATTTCAAAGAAGCAAGTGAAAATATTTAAGATAGAAGAGAATATGCACCCATTTGTTACAAAAGGTGAAGGTGCAAGTAAAGTAGTAAGGCAAGGGAACAAAGTACATGTGTATGCCACAGCTATACGTTCACATTTTGCTCCTGACAATATAGAAGGAATAAGATTGGGCGATGAAGTATACTTCCATATCACTAACTTGGAACAGGATTGGGATGTGCCGCACGGATTTGCAGTTAAAGGTGCCGCCAATGCTGAATTGCTGATAATGCCTGGAGAAACACAAACCTTGAA